Genomic window (Apis cerana isolate GH-2021 linkage group LG1, AcerK_1.0, whole genome shotgun sequence):
tataatattatctataacctatattatttcagattttaaataaaaaatggtatGTGTACCATGTGTAGCTATACCAATATTCCTCATTATATGGAGATTTTTGATACaaccattatttataaaatggtgGCAGTTtagaaacaaacaaaaagaattaataaataatgaacaaCAACAATTGGTGAAAGAATGTAAAAATGGAGTTTGTACATTATCATggtcaaaaaaagaaaataaaaaatttgattaaaaagctTTAAAGTTCATACaccatttttgtttaatagtttattacataatcaattaaattttatatttgtttacaattttttaaataattaatattctatttcatgcaaattgtttataattaatatatgtcaATGATATGTTATGTGTATTatctacaataaatataaaacatacataaattcatacattacttcatatcttaatataattatttactatctTACAtcgtattttgaataaaattgaactctttttaagtaataaaaaaggatattacgtttattagtttaaaatacattatatgtcACTTAACAAACacttaaatatcaataaaaagtttattcagAAGTTTTAATGTACATTCCTAAGTTCCACTTCAAACATTAATGTACTATTACCAGGAATAACAGGTGGTGAACCTTTTGTACCATatctataacaaatatattttttgtaagaaataataatatatctaaaacaaaaaaaatatttagtttataaatagtaataaataacacATACGCCATAGCTGGAGGTATTGTAATACGACGTTTTCCTCCAACTTTCATTCCTGCAATACCAATATCCCATCCTTTAATTACTTCACCTTTTCCAAGTCTAAATTTGAAACCATCTCCATGTGTTGTTGCATCaaacttttttccatttttcaaacGACCCACATAATATACAGACACAAATTTTCCATTCTTAGCAAAAGAGCCATTacctatttttaattcttctatttGCACTCCACCTTCTactactctttttttttgatcagtTTGAACATTCATTTCACTTTGTTGTTGttctcctttatttttttcttgttttatttcttttccatttattattattttatcttctctttttttttgttgttgtttattttttttgtctttttgttgaattttcacttttttttcttcttcatcttgttcatttttttcttcatcttcttcatcttcttcagtttcttcttcatttaataatgaatcttCATCTTCTTCAGAATCATCAGAgtcattttcttcatttattccaTCTAATTCTATATCTTCATCAGAAGATTCAGCTTCAATTTCTTGTTTAAGACgtttaacatttttctcattttttaaagaatctgtAGCTTTTCTCTTAGATTGTTTGTCAAGTAATTGTGGTACCTgctcatcttcttcttcttcttctatctcATCTAAATCCAAATCCTCATCAGGTATTAAATAACCAGTTAAATGAACTTGACCATGGCCATGACATATGAATGCTATCGTAGTTccttcttgaaaatttaaatcaagtgGTACCTGCCATGTTGAgctcttttttaaattgcataataaataactactattttcataatataacattactTGTACCACATTGTCatctataatcaataaaatttgaaatgatttagagatagaaaaataattcaatattttaaattaatatattttaaataatttattttctaaatttttatgaataaaatttgtatacaacGTAATTTTACCGGCTGTTGAAAGATTTAAACTGGCCATTGATACATGGAATGATTTTTCAACGGTCTGTGTATACCGCTTATTTGGTTCTAATATTAAAcctgaaaaaagaataaaaaattattattattatattatttttttaattattacatatatactatttttaataaaattttttgtttgcaATACAGCAGTAGTTTTTCGAAACCACATGGCGACGCCATTTTAAAACAGTCCATACCGGCAAATTTTGGATTTCGTCACAGATATTTTGACTTTAATGATTATACTTACCCCAAAACATTTTGtgtgtaattatataacttttgtagtagagaaatgaaatattaataattaaactttatatgcaaataaattgataatatacatatatatatatatataatatatatatatatacacatatacacactGAGTTTGTACGACCAATTACATATATCAGGTACTTCTATGACCTCGCGCCAAGTAATGAACAACTTAGACTTCATACAGCGCCGTTACCTAAGTCAGTTTATGTCAtgaactaaattttttatagatttaacattatattaacagtgataaaaatttaataaattttaaattatttctttatttttaataattaaaattgaatattaataaataatactttttatcaataaagttatatagatttaaaatttactattagtgaccattttttaaaactttcaaaattttactttatttctaatttttttataaataattctggacatttatttgatttgaattaaattattttgttttgatttggaattatgtaaaatattatctatatttttgagcaataattaaaaatgttttttactaaatgtaattttacaaaaaaatttatttttttgtttttttattttcataatttaaaaaattaattaataccttttcaaaatgaaattaatatttgtttaatgagtatcttaatttatatatataatttatatatatatatatatatataattatatatatatatatatatataattgtataaaataatttaaaagaattttcttcttttcactaTGTTaagaaagattatataaatctaataattacatataaattgtgAGTACTTCATTTAAGGTACATTTTCATGTGATAGTAAATTgacttttatgatattatactatatacgattaaatattatatattatatagtatatattatatatatttacaaacatGATCTAAAGattatcaaatcaaattggaacaaagataattagaaaaatgtgatattatttataagaaatatataatttaaaataaatagtgcATTAAACATATACTATAAATAGCAATATAGAAATGAGTTACATATTTGAATGTTgagtttatgaataatttttaaatattaatagcatgttataaatatattaattagcatgttataaagaaaataatttattaataaaataaaaataaacttataaaacttattttattttatatatttatagaattttatatatttaatagaattaataattatgaataaataattttttttattactattttttttaaattaaaataaatttaaaaaaaataagcattaattagcaatatttcaattaaaatttaatttttttgaaattataattttgaatatatacatcataataaacattatttaatgttgaatattataatataaatgataataaatttaataaaattataaaaataaaataaaaattaagagataataaagtgaaatatatattttatatttaataatgattaaattatattttataatatattatattatataatatacattaaataaatatcattatattgtttccattattattttattaacattaataatatcattatcacgtaaaattatcattttatttttgttttaaggcaattttttattattaagatctaAAATtacctaaataaatataaatatacattatttaagaaatcatgattttaataaaattaaatgttgcaTTCGaaacattgaatttattattgtgaCTTACAGTGCTACACAATAATAGTATCACACAATGAAAAtcataacttttattatcgtgaaaatatacctttaatattatctaatataccaatcttaatattttttcagtcGATAACTGAAGTTGtcaatatgatttaatttgtttaattctaATAGTTGGATTTATTTCGTCAAATGATATTCAATcatatagtataatttaaaaaattagttaatataatatttatatgacgatatatatacgatatatatactgataatataatataataatttattgttaatgcaAATAGAATAGTTTgtgtagaatttttatttataaagattttgatAGTGTTTTGAAGATTTCATACAAAATGATGATGGATTATTTCgttacaaataattctttagCTCCTGCACCTATGGGAATTCAAAGTACAGCAGGTGCTGTACctgtaaaaaatgataaaggttaataattagatataattatagtataaatttaataatataatctaaacttaattaaaaaattatcattatataaagtataaattattgtaattaaaatttactatattaaattaaatattgcaaatactatatttaaaatttgtttaaatctaTAGGTGAACTCTctatgaaaaaagtaaaagtacaTCGTTATGTTTCTGGTAAACGACCTGATTATGCACCAGTTGCTAGTTCGGAAGAAGAATCTgaagaagaagattttttggaaagacgtgtacataaaaattatgaagaaaatgaaatttctacaGATACTCCTACACattcacaaattaaaatatgtgatGAAGATGATCCACGTATAAGGAGATTAACACgtttagaaaaacaaaaagaatcaaataCAGAAATTCGTGCAGAAAGGCATAGACATATACATGAACCAGAATTAATTGAAGTTGAACCTGAAAGAACtcgagaaagaattaaattagaaagttcAGATTCTTCAGAAGATGAAGAATTATCAGActctgaaattgaaaaaagacgAGAAGCATTAAAACAAAgagttttatctaaaaaagaaaatgaagaagaattaattcatGGAGAAGAAGATGAAAGATCAGGTGATACTTCAGAAGAAAGCTCAGAATATGAAGAATATACTGATTCAGAAGAAGAAACTGGACCAAGATTAAAACCAGTTTTTGTACgtaaaaaagatagaattacagtaatggaaaaagagaaagaagcaaTGAAACAAAAACAAGCAGAAATTGAAGCTAAAAAAATGGCTGAAGAACGAAAACGACAAACATTACGAGtatgtaatttgtaattatataaataaattaataaaaattattatatagattttttctaatattatttattacgtagATGGTAGAAGAAGCAATAAGAAAAGAAGcacaagttaataaaaatataaatgataatgaagGGAAACTTGAAGATGTTTGTACAGATgatgaaaatgatgaaattgaatatgaaGCTTGGAAATTacgagaattaaaaagaattaaacgtGATCGTGAAGAAAGAGAACAGTATGTTATATTAgcaataataaactttatatctatttttatatctatctttttataaacatattttttaggCTTGAAAAAGAACGACTTGAAGTTGAACGTATACGTAATATGACGGAAGAAGAACGAAGACAAGAAGCGCGATTGAATccgaaaattattacaaataaagcaGCTAAAGGAAAGTACaaatttttacagaaatattatcatcgtggagctttttatttagataaagatgataatatatttaaacgagATTTTTCTGGTGCAACTTTAGAGGATCATtttgataaaacaattttaccaAAAGTTATGCAAGTGAAAAACTTTGGACGTAGTGGTAGAACTAAATATACTCATTTAGTTGATCAAGATACAACTCAATTTGATTCTCCATGGATTTCAGAAACagcacaaaatttaaaatttcataataatcaaGCTGCAGGAATGAAACAAGTATTTGAACGACCATCATTAAAAAAacggaaaaatgaaaattaatcaagatacgtcaaacaattttaattttaatatttctaataaaatttaatttaatacatacaatttgatatatgaacattaataaatttgtaattaataaattttctatcagtatatattattatagattttgaatattaaatatggaataatttataaatatatatcatttcttttagcattttttactatttttatctatcttttatacaacaaattttttaatgcttgTTTTGCCGCAGCACATTTTGCTTGTTTCTTATTTGTACCAAATCCATGAAAAAGTTTTGTTTTCCCCTCAATAGTTACTTTTAAAGGTATCATAATagtatttgtattttcaacaatagttgtttttctaaaacaaatatgtaattgttaattaattttaataaagataaaatattaattaataatacttacaGAAATTGTGGATGTGCACCTTgagtttcatataatatacgaaTTGGCTGTTTCGGAATATTTTTGCTAAATTCATCTAAATAAGaacattatcatattatataatatgtttatatatatatatatagtatatttttattatatatatataataaaatattttaaaaatattaaatcatttttatatatacataccaaTTTCTTTATGCATgatggaatatattatttcccaTACAAccataagatttttattactatctaAGTATATTGCACCTATTATGGATTCAAATATATCCCCTAAGACTTTTGGAACATCTACATGTTCAGCTATATTacattcattttcttctaataaaatccataaaagctaaaaattcagaatatacttataaataatatatatatacatttataatacttcaaaatatatttaatattttgtagaatACCTCatcatttacaatataatttctttcttcttgaaaCTTCACAAATCGttctataatatcatttaattttggacaataacataataatgcAATATGCAATCCAAGTCGAACTGTTAAGCAtgcaaaagtaatattattcacAAGAGCAGATCTTAGATCTGTTAAAGAACcaggatttaaatttttgcaattttcataaatataacttgtaattaaaaaatctgtaataacattaagtaaaaaatattagtattttatttatcaataaatatttaaaataatttttcaaacaacatATTCCATTACCAAGTATTGCATCACCAAGAAATTCTAATCGTTGATAACATTCAGTCATATTATTTGCTGAATATGAAGGATGTGTAAAGGcctaaagtatttaaatttttaagcacttttcataatttatatttcttaattaaattaaatcattaaattatattttgtaattttataaaatgcattataatattccaccaaaaatatttaaattattttttctttattattaaaaataagaataaaattagaaattaccTGTAATAAATAtcctctatttttaaatttgtatccaagttttgtttctatttcagAAGCCCAGGGCATGTAAGAATTTATATCTCCTTTAGaaattattggatttttaGAAGTaccaaataataatgtatttgaatcaatttcatttggtaaaatttgaaaccattttaataatgttagaGTATCTTTGATACCCATACTCTTTTAGaagaaagttatttatattaaaaaaaattataatattaaaaaaatctttttttatacttactcTAAGATATACACCAATCAATGCTTCCACACAATCAGCTACTGCTTTATCAGAAACAGTTTGTATTCCAAGATAATGTTCCATACCAGTTTGTGATTCTGCTAATTcccaatttaatattttttgttgtattatatttttcgtggATTCACTTATAAGTCCACTAAATTGTTCTTGTTGAGGtatttgaatttcatataaaacagtTGGTGATaccttatataaaatattttatatacttaacattttgcgaattttaattaattatatattatttatattattgaacaaattattatagaaagactataataattaatttaaataaaaacaaaataaactttaaataatatattaaaatacatatcataAATGATAGaatcaatataattctatatcatatatttaattttattttatttaaataaacagacttttatgatttttaaatgttatattatattatattataatattatatgaaataatatttttctattatatggTAATCAgactttcttaatttttaagatatttggaaaaaactattgattatatcattatattaaattttacttatatatatgtatttgtggcaatgtatatcattattatcatcatatattttgtatgtatatcatataatgaattctatatattatttttctaatatcatacaaatttttttttataattttattattaatttttgcatagaattttctttcttctaagaagttattaattattattaaaaattattaaaaattaaagattataatgaaaaaaataagaatataatgtttcaaaaataaatttatatataataaaataatttttaagtaataatatcataatattaatttaataattattaattaatattataataataatttttttataaaatattttttataattaatttaaacttaattttatgccacaaaaataaattaatatttttacatttttagttaaaaaatgtaaatataaataaatgattcatttaaaaaatgatgaaaaatttttttgtaaattatttgtataaataaaatattgcgttttttttaatgtatatatttgtatttatttttattatcaacatAGATATAtactcaattttattttatcttaagaattaagaatgattatgtatataagaaaaagttgttaaaaaaattgatttctagaacaaatttaaaaatcattaaaatgaaaaatgtgtctaatttttaaataattattatttgtttaaatatttttattaaaaatttttaatttaattttaaacgtgaaaataatacaaaccTCTGCTTCTAATAATACATCTTGAAGTTGTCTAAATACTGTATAAGCTGGAGCAATGAAATTGCTTAAAGGTATAAAACTATCAACTTTCATACGTCctggaatgttttttttaattccacaATAATAGAGATTACGATTCccaattatttttccttttatcatAGTTAAAGAACCTTCACcatattttggaaattgattgtataaaaataatgatataataaattttaaatatgaatctcCTAAAGTTTCTAAACGTTCTAAATTGAATGCATCATTTCCTAATTTAGTAGTTAATGcctatagaaattaatattttcataaaatataataatataattgattatattacatttaaagaaaaaacaattaaaaatgtactTACATACATAACTTGAACAGGATCTGGACcacatgaattttttaacatcaaAATTTGTAAAGGAGGTACTGGTattgatgatttatttaagaaattagttttattttttttctgtaaaattataatttttataaatattatgaataaatataacatataaatatcattcataataaatattgtaaatttttaaaaacataaatttgaaaaaaatatgcaaaaatagagatatgaaaaaaattaaataataccaTTATGTTGTTATTTGAATTAAGTGTTTCACTCATAAATTGACAATAATgttcaatttgaattaattgaagatCTTCAAGATTTCTGAACAAATTTGGTGGTTCTTGATATTTTGACCATGGATATTGATAGATTTCTGTATTTAAtactgtataaaaataaatttaaaataaattttcaacaataataaattgtaaatcaaaaaagtaaaacaaatatataaaatatataaaaataaatctataaaaatgtgTAACCATCTATTTCTGGTCCATTTAATACTGGTTCTGATTCTAAAACATCAATATCTTCTGTAACATTTTCGGACATTTCAaatgattcttctttttcttcttcatcagTTATTATTAGTGGAAcccatttattatttgataataatcctAAATTAGTTTCTTTAGCAATAGTATATCTTAAATCTTCTGCAACTAGAAGCTGTGAAATTCTGTGTAAAATAGATGGTAAAATTGTTGCTTTAAGCCAATACaaagatggaaaattaattttagtacATAACTCTGGGACTAAATgctctttcatatttttaggCAAATCTACATATCTTCGGTTCTTTGATTCACTCTGCATATgtctgtatataaaaatacaatttaattatgaatgaaatgtatctaaaaatttatatattacctaggcaatatataatttattcttcttgaTATTGCTTTTACTTCTAACATTGGTTgtcttaaattgtttattgttaaaccatgtttttctttataataatgagcatatgataaaaaattatcagttGGAAAACATGAATTTGGTGTTATATCATCACAAACTTGAGTAACAATATATGTCTCTGCAGCTCTATAGTTAGGTTTAACTAATGTTAGTTCATAATCAGtggatttaaaatcaaatggaACTACTGgtgatatatattcaatacattTGTAATGTTTTATAACTTGCCAgtttatattccatttttcatcaactaaaaaattatattttaaaatagcatttattatttgtattttttcatttgtatttaatcttaaaataggaaaaatatttaaaaatttctaatataaatcttttttcttatatcaaggattttatataaaaagaaagagaataaacatttttattacttatataaaatctttattttatatttaattagaaattttacttacctggtgtaattaaaaaacagttatcaaaattagaattatcaaataccataaatgattttataactgGTATAATTTCACTAAATATCAAAGTATGAAAAACTTTTATGAATCTAACTTCTTCTTCAGATAAAATCATTGTTACATGATTTACTTTAACATCAACATTTAATTCaccaatattcataaaaattggaaaagacggtatctataataataaaataataaaagtattgtaGAAAATAgtcattacaataattataaaagagatctaaaattattatctataaattaccTGTGGCATTTGTTTTGCAGAAAGTATACCAAAACCTGCactattacataataaattataaaatactaaatatcgattatcatCATGTGGTATAGGATATTTAGGTGTAGCATGAAGAATATGAAGATAAACTGTATTTTGTGGAAGAGGAAATGCATTATATAAAGCTGATggaaactataaataataattctaatattaatagaaatatttattatatttagttcaATGAagtaatcaatttttgtaCTTTACTTGTAAATGATGATGTCGTTTTTTATGGTATGttccaaataaaatagttttttctgaatcattttcatcaatccaatttggaaataaataatttagattttttagaaGTAATAAGTTTTCTGTAATTGGTTGTAATTTATCAGTTAATTCaccaattttatgtaattctaTACACATTTTCATAGCAGCAGATCTTTTTGCGCTATTAATAGAAGGCATAAAATCACCaaaaatgacaatttttaatGGAGATGCAATTGGTAATTTAAGAGAaacctaaaatatatttaatgaaattataattcttacataagtaaaaaaacaaataatcaaaagaataatttaaaatttattataatttatttattatttattattaattaattaattattattatgaataataattatttattatgaattataatttatatgtatatatatatatatatacatatatagtacCCTATATTGTgtgcaattatttattgtattatttgaaattttatataaaatccaaATAGGCGATAAACAtgcaaattttgatttcattaaagacatgcaatatttatttattaaatgaattgctGTTTGCTCAGTTATACAACATTTTTGTCCTTCATTACTAATGACAACATATGGTTGTATTTTATGttgatataattcattttgtattttattttcagttgGAACATTACGTTCACTAGTTTTATTTAGTAAaagctaattaaaaaataaaaaattagtaaatacaataattaatttataaatttttaatgtttaataaaaataattatatgataccTCTTGTAAGTATTgttctatctttttaaattcattatatcggTTTATAAATCGTAGATTTCCTttgtctaataataatatatattgactaTGTACATGACGTGCTCTTCCTTTACTTTGAATATATGTTCTTACATCCATTGGTAAATCATATCTTATGATTAATGAACATTTTGGTATATTTACACCTTCATCCAAAATATCTGTTGCAACAATACAATTTGACAAACCACTTTTGAatctgaaacaaattttaataaatcgtatatttcaataattttaaaataataatacatgaatatattcatgtttaagatttacattatattaaaaaaaataattttttataaaatacctaTGTAAAGCTTCCTTATTCCATTTTGATATACATAATGATTCTTTACAATTTCTATAAGGATCATTTGAAAAACCAATAAGAAATTCTGGatgtaaaaatctatattcttcattattcatagatatattctgaaataaataataaataaataataaaataatgaaaaaagattaaattaatatatatatatgatttttacataaatatataaaaaaattattgtttacctttaatatttgatataataattttgcagtAAATCGtcgttttacaaaaataatacaacaaAATGATTGGtctttagttttattattatgatgatcttttaatattttaaaaagtgttCGCACTTGATCAGATGAATAactgaaattacaaattataatattgttttaaaaaattaatttatgtatcaattatataattattagtacattattcataaacattaataatttatgacattaataatataaaaaaataaataaa
Coding sequences:
- the LOC108004271 gene encoding 46 kDa FK506-binding nuclear protein isoform X1, translated to MFWGLILEPNKRYTQTVEKSFHVSMASLNLSTADDNVVQVMLYYENSSYLLCNLKKSSTWQVPLDLNFQEGTTIAFICHGHGQVHLTGYLIPDEDLDLDEIEEEEEDEQVPQLLDKQSKRKATDSLKNEKNVKRLKQEIEAESSDEDIELDGINEENDSDDSEEDEDSLLNEEETEEDEEDEEKNEQDEEEKKVKIQQKDKKNKQQQKKREDKIIINGKEIKQEKNKGEQQQSEMNVQTDQKKRVVEGGVQIEELKIGNGSFAKNGKFVSVYYVGRLKNGKKFDATTHGDGFKFRLGKGEVIKGWDIGIAGMKVGGKRRITIPPAMAYVLFITIYKLNIFFVLDILLFLTKNIFVIDMVQKVHHLLFLVIVH
- the LOC108004270 gene encoding microfibrillar-associated protein 1; translation: MMMDYFVTNNSLAPAPMGIQSTAGAVPVKNDKGELSMKKVKVHRYVSGKRPDYAPVASSEEESEEEDFLERRVHKNYEENEISTDTPTHSQIKICDEDDPRIRRLTRLEKQKESNTEIRAERHRHIHEPELIEVEPERTRERIKLESSDSSEDEELSDSEIEKRREALKQRVLSKKENEEELIHGEEDERSGDTSEESSEYEEYTDSEEETGPRLKPVFVRKKDRITVMEKEKEAMKQKQAEIEAKKMAEERKRQTLRMVEEAIRKEAQVNKNINDNEGKLEDVCTDDENDEIEYEAWKLRELKRIKRDREEREQLEKERLEVERIRNMTEEERRQEARLNPKIITNKAAKGKYKFLQKYYHRGAFYLDKDDNIFKRDFSGATLEDHFDKTILPKVMQVKNFGRSGRTKYTHLVDQDTTQFDSPWISETAQNLKFHNNQAAGMKQVFERPSLKKRKNEN
- the LOC108004271 gene encoding 46 kDa FK506-binding nuclear protein isoform X3; protein product: MFWGLILEPNKRYTQTVEKSFHVSMASLNLSTADDNVVQVMLYYENSSYLLCNLKKSSTWQVPLDLNFQEGTTIAFICHGHGQVHLTGYLIPDEDLDLDEIEEEEEDEQVPQLLDKQSKRKATDSLKNEKNVKRLKQEIEAESSDEDIELDGINEENDSDDSEEDEDSLLNEEETEEDEEDEEKNEQDEEEKKVKIQQKDKKNKQQQKKREDKIIINGKEIKQEKNKGEQQQSEMNVQTDQKKRVVEGGVQIEELKIGNGSFAKNGKFVSVYYVGRLKNGKKFDATTHGDGFKFRLGKGEVIKGWDIGIAGMKVGGKRRITIPPAMAYGTKGSPPVIPGNSTLMFEVELRNVH
- the LOC108004271 gene encoding 46 kDa FK506-binding nuclear protein isoform X2, with protein sequence MWFRKTTAVLQTKNFIKNSLILEPNKRYTQTVEKSFHVSMASLNLSTADDNVVQVMLYYENSSYLLCNLKKSSTWQVPLDLNFQEGTTIAFICHGHGQVHLTGYLIPDEDLDLDEIEEEEEDEQVPQLLDKQSKRKATDSLKNEKNVKRLKQEIEAESSDEDIELDGINEENDSDDSEEDEDSLLNEEETEEDEEDEEKNEQDEEEKKVKIQQKDKKNKQQQKKREDKIIINGKEIKQEKNKGEQQQSEMNVQTDQKKRVVEGGVQIEELKIGNGSFAKNGKFVSVYYVGRLKNGKKFDATTHGDGFKFRLGKGEVIKGWDIGIAGMKVGGKRRITIPPAMAYGTKGSPPVIPGNSTLMFEVELRNVH